From Desulfatibacillum aliphaticivorans DSM 15576, a single genomic window includes:
- a CDS encoding EAL domain-containing protein, which produces MNAPKKIILVVLDKDESLAEEARKYLPESLFRIHGFTDPEEALAFIKKGEPGICLVRTALNNTSSSAFCKSLREDYSKEKLPAILVADPHETFKIKVGYDAGFSDVETFPINWQVMQNRLRYALDTNQLLAKLRDSEEKIYHAQKAAHMGTWEYVPESKTFILSKNSHQVFGIRYGDERVSRDHFLDVFHPEDREEFSNLLNQAVTRHFPFRLVHRIMRFDGSVRFIQQQVSIVRNNITGVKTILGTALDVTDQRLNEFFEMDKNSVLTMIIKNLPIMDVLNEVVRVVERQRPQASTMISLAKDGKLVSAVYSRLPAGFIRAVGRQRICPESGLAAAAYLGETILVNDASSNPLWDNFQSLAQEHGLHACYAAPILSGKGQLLGVISLYYKESVDPAEEDLALLKAVTDLASVAIEKVQLTETLVYQARHDDLTGLANRGALREWLERSLNAAKRYEEMLALLYIDLDRFKQVNDSLGHVVGDQLLKEVVSRLLRIVRDSDILARMGGDEFVLAASRLDSKEDALGMGRRILQIFREPYRIQDHELYLNASIGISFFPEDAQDAGKLIRHADTAMYYAKIRGGNRLAEFEPQMKMAVLERLEIENDLRKAIENKEFELFYQPQYELATKRLIGFEALIRWNHPELGRIPPLKFIPLAEETGLIIPIGEWVVHEACAQNARWAKAGYGSFKVSVNVSSVQFADEGFLDVLVSALNKSGMESHHLEIELTESILVKDVKSIANMLSGVKSLGATTAIDDFGTGYSSMSYLHDLPIDCLKIDRSFVINTGDDTFASERKRNLLSKIVEMSHDLGLTVIAEGFDNKQQFDYLVKIGCDVGQGFYLGVPMSAPEIEFYCSMVY; this is translated from the coding sequence ATGAACGCCCCTAAAAAGATTATACTTGTTGTTTTGGATAAAGACGAATCCCTTGCAGAGGAGGCCAGAAAATACCTGCCCGAGTCTTTGTTCCGGATTCACGGCTTTACGGACCCGGAAGAGGCGCTGGCTTTCATAAAAAAAGGAGAGCCAGGCATCTGCCTGGTGCGGACCGCTCTCAATAACACGAGTTCAAGCGCCTTTTGCAAATCATTGCGGGAGGACTATTCCAAAGAAAAGCTGCCTGCCATCCTGGTTGCAGACCCCCATGAAACGTTTAAGATCAAGGTGGGCTACGACGCGGGGTTCTCCGATGTTGAGACTTTTCCCATCAACTGGCAAGTCATGCAAAATCGTCTGCGCTACGCCTTGGATACCAACCAACTCTTGGCAAAGCTGAGGGACAGCGAAGAAAAAATTTATCACGCTCAAAAGGCCGCCCACATGGGAACCTGGGAATATGTTCCTGAGAGCAAAACCTTTATTTTATCCAAGAACTCCCATCAGGTGTTCGGCATACGCTACGGCGACGAAAGGGTGTCCCGGGACCATTTTCTGGACGTGTTTCATCCTGAGGATCGCGAAGAATTTTCCAATCTGCTCAATCAGGCGGTCACGCGGCATTTTCCATTCAGACTGGTGCACCGCATCATGCGTTTTGACGGGAGCGTCCGTTTTATTCAACAGCAGGTTTCCATTGTCCGGAACAATATCACCGGGGTCAAAACCATCCTTGGCACGGCCCTGGACGTCACGGACCAAAGGTTGAACGAGTTTTTTGAGATGGATAAGAACAGCGTCCTGACCATGATCATCAAAAATCTGCCTATTATGGACGTGCTGAACGAGGTTGTCAGAGTGGTGGAAAGGCAAAGGCCCCAGGCCTCCACCATGATCAGTCTGGCCAAGGACGGCAAACTGGTTTCCGCGGTGTACTCACGGCTTCCCGCCGGCTTCATCAGGGCCGTGGGCAGGCAGAGAATCTGCCCGGAATCCGGCCTGGCCGCCGCCGCATACTTGGGGGAGACCATCCTGGTTAACGACGCCAGTTCCAATCCGCTTTGGGATAATTTCCAGAGTTTGGCGCAAGAACACGGATTACATGCCTGTTATGCCGCCCCCATATTGTCCGGCAAAGGGCAGTTGCTTGGCGTCATTTCCCTCTATTACAAGGAATCCGTTGACCCTGCGGAAGAAGACCTGGCTTTGCTTAAGGCGGTCACTGATTTGGCGTCCGTTGCCATTGAAAAAGTGCAATTGACCGAAACCCTGGTGTACCAGGCCCGCCATGACGACCTGACCGGATTGGCCAATCGGGGCGCTTTGCGGGAATGGCTGGAAAGAAGCCTGAACGCCGCCAAACGCTACGAAGAAATGCTGGCTCTTTTGTATATTGATTTGGATCGATTCAAGCAGGTCAACGACTCCCTGGGGCATGTGGTGGGCGATCAATTATTGAAGGAGGTGGTCAGCCGTTTGCTTCGGATAGTCCGGGATTCGGACATTCTGGCCCGCATGGGAGGGGATGAGTTTGTTTTGGCGGCAAGCCGCCTGGACTCCAAGGAAGACGCCCTCGGCATGGGGCGGCGCATTCTGCAGATATTCCGGGAGCCCTATCGGATTCAAGACCACGAGTTGTATCTTAACGCCAGTATTGGAATCAGTTTTTTTCCGGAAGACGCCCAGGACGCGGGCAAACTCATCCGCCATGCAGACACGGCCATGTATTATGCCAAAATCCGGGGCGGCAATCGTCTGGCGGAGTTCGAGCCTCAAATGAAGATGGCTGTCCTGGAGCGCTTGGAGATTGAAAATGACCTGAGAAAGGCCATAGAAAATAAGGAATTTGAGCTTTTCTACCAACCCCAGTACGAACTGGCGACCAAAAGGCTGATCGGGTTTGAGGCTTTGATTCGCTGGAATCACCCGGAATTGGGCCGCATTCCTCCGTTAAAATTTATTCCCCTGGCCGAGGAAACCGGATTGATCATCCCCATAGGCGAATGGGTGGTCCACGAGGCCTGCGCCCAGAACGCACGATGGGCCAAAGCCGGATACGGGTCTTTCAAGGTGTCCGTCAATGTTTCGTCTGTGCAGTTTGCAGACGAGGGGTTTCTGGACGTTCTAGTCAGTGCGCTCAACAAAAGCGGCATGGAGTCCCACCACCTGGAAATCGAATTGACGGAAAGCATATTGGTAAAGGATGTCAAATCCATCGCCAACATGTTAAGCGGCGTCAAATCCCTGGGCGCCACAACCGCCATCGACGATTTTGGCACAGGCTACTCCTCCATGAGCTATCTTCACGACCTGCCCATAGATTGCCTGAAAATAGATCGCTCCTTTGTGATTAACACAGGGGACGACACCTTCGC